The Bacteroides sp. DNA segment AAAAACAAAAACCTTTTTCCCACATCTTTCACAATGCCCGGAGGAATCGATTCCATTGAGCGTGGTAGCATATCTGTTCCGTTCAGACAGCAGGCTTCCGCAACCCGGACAGCGGGTGGCGTTCATCCCGGATCGCCCTTGAACATTTCCAATGTAAACATAATACAAGCTTTGGCTGGCTATCTCATACATCCGCTTCAAAAGTTCAAATGGTGCAGGAGGCTGTTGTGTTCGATAAGAAGGGAAATACCTCGAAATATGCAGAGGTGTATGCTCCCCCAATTCCCCGGTTATCCAGTAGATCATCTCCTGAAATAGCACCAGGTCATCATTCAGCCCGGGGATGGCAAGAAAAGTGATCTCCAGGTGTGCTCCCTTTCGGGAGATGACCAGCAAGTTCTTTTTTATGATATCCAGGCTGGCTCCGCACTGTTTGCGGTAGAAATCGGGGCTAAAGGCTTTCAGGTCGACATTGAAGGCATCGCTTTGCTGCAGCAAATCCTCAAGGGGTTCAGGCTGGATATAGCCATTGGTTACCACCACATTTTTCAAGCCTGCTTCCTTCATCAACACAGCCGTATCCAACATAAACTCAAACCATACTGTAGGCTCATTATACGTATATGCCAGTCCAATACCCCCTGAAGCAATGGCTTTCTCAGCAAGGCTGCGGGGGGTGACAGGTTTCA contains these protein-coding regions:
- the amrS gene encoding AmmeMemoRadiSam system radical SAM enzyme; the encoded protein is MEEARHYTHHEDGTITCKLCPNFCRLEIGDTGLCHARRNILGRLIAENYGRITALHLDPIEKKPLYHFFPGHQILSAGSFGCNFHCGWCQNSSISQAGREAFSQLKPVTPRSLAEKAIASGGIGLAYTYNEPTVWFEFMLDTAVLMKEAGLKNVVVTNGYIQPEPLEDLLQQSDAFNVDLKAFSPDFYRKQCGASLDIIKKNLLVISRKGAHLEITFLAIPGLNDDLVLFQEMIYWITGELGEHTPLHISRYFPSYRTQQPPAPFELLKRMYEIASQSLYYVYIGNVQGRSGMNATRCPGCGSLLSERNRYATTLNGIDSSGHCERCGKKVFVF